One genomic window of Candidatus Tanganyikabacteria bacterium includes the following:
- a CDS encoding tetratricopeptide repeat protein, whose amino-acid sequence MDATYFADLSLVGRNAEREKLQAGWARAIAGSPGLGLVLGEAGMGRTSLVRAFLTEAEGRGQVLHCRCVPVQGAAFGPLADLVLQLLDCEQDASPSQLQAALADLGKRFPHLGAMAGLVGHVLRVDTPQTAQLRLNPDALFHASLAAVGDLFESSARERPLLVTFEDLHWADHGTAAWVAAYVRRLALATGPQRVFLVATAYPEGLAPPLTGLGSVKAVGGGSFEAVTLPLGPLGMPDSLDLAGRRLGMRPAAWPPELRKLVKQVLDRAAGHPAYLVETLEALIASEVLVRSPDGWDVAATGEIDLPASVSAAISRRLETLPGELRAKLQLAAVAGARFDAQLEGTDLGRAISEGLNELVRLRLLDSSRPSLAGTLQSVTYAGIGEDRRKALHLEIGEALETLAGPLAGPLASRFAGELAHHFGEAGDAVRAYAYSCLLAERARDTALATDACRWYAEALGWASKVEVWDSTLLPPWHARLRLAQAQIQVGQFDAALATLEVLAAEGPLSPEALRTRGLALERQGNMLASLEAIEHACKRSGGDGLEAGRSMLALGDTQRRMGKLAEAIVTVENAQMLLGPAATPAEEALAHGILGICYRRLGDIPRARLEHQKALEIREKAGDLEGLANSLNNTGILATAEGDFAAAERNLGEALAMFCRLGNQPGAAMVLNNLADVYIKEGRLQEAESRLLEAQALAEQLGYASERVTTTANLADLYLARGNPAEALRLLERCLSLAVRAGLREFLPEIHSTRGRAYVKAGDRALATMAFQEACDLAEKAGNEAFAIQMRTTIASLASDK is encoded by the coding sequence TTGGACGCCACGTACTTCGCCGATTTGAGCCTCGTCGGCCGCAATGCCGAGCGCGAGAAGCTGCAAGCCGGCTGGGCGCGGGCGATCGCCGGTTCGCCCGGCCTGGGGCTCGTGCTCGGCGAGGCCGGAATGGGCCGGACATCCCTGGTGCGGGCCTTCCTGACCGAAGCCGAGGGCCGCGGCCAGGTGCTCCATTGCCGCTGCGTCCCGGTGCAGGGCGCCGCGTTCGGGCCCCTGGCCGACCTGGTGCTGCAACTGCTCGACTGCGAGCAGGACGCCTCGCCGTCCCAGTTGCAGGCCGCCCTGGCCGACCTGGGGAAGCGGTTCCCGCATCTCGGGGCCATGGCCGGCCTGGTCGGCCACGTGTTGCGGGTGGACACGCCGCAGACGGCGCAACTCCGCCTCAATCCCGACGCCCTCTTTCACGCCTCCCTCGCGGCGGTCGGGGATCTCTTCGAGAGCTCCGCCCGGGAGCGCCCCCTCCTCGTCACGTTCGAGGACCTTCACTGGGCCGACCACGGCACCGCGGCCTGGGTCGCTGCCTACGTCCGCCGGCTGGCGCTGGCCACCGGGCCGCAGCGCGTGTTCCTCGTGGCGACCGCGTATCCGGAAGGTCTGGCGCCACCGCTCACCGGTCTCGGGTCGGTCAAGGCGGTGGGCGGCGGCAGCTTCGAAGCCGTGACGCTGCCGCTGGGGCCGCTGGGGATGCCCGACTCGCTGGATCTCGCCGGGCGGCGCCTCGGGATGCGGCCGGCGGCCTGGCCGCCGGAGTTGCGCAAGCTCGTCAAGCAGGTGCTGGATCGCGCCGCGGGCCACCCGGCGTACCTGGTGGAGACTCTCGAGGCGCTGATCGCCTCCGAGGTGCTGGTGCGATCTCCCGACGGCTGGGACGTGGCCGCCACCGGGGAGATCGACCTGCCCGCGAGCGTCTCGGCGGCGATCTCCAGGCGCCTGGAGACCCTCCCCGGCGAGTTGCGGGCCAAGCTGCAACTCGCCGCCGTCGCGGGCGCCCGCTTCGACGCGCAACTCGAGGGGACCGATCTGGGGCGGGCCATCTCCGAGGGGTTGAACGAGCTGGTTCGCTTGCGCCTGCTGGATTCCAGCCGCCCATCGCTGGCGGGGACCCTCCAGTCGGTGACCTACGCGGGCATCGGCGAGGATCGCCGCAAGGCGCTGCACCTGGAAATCGGCGAGGCGCTCGAGACGCTCGCCGGGCCGCTCGCCGGGCCGCTCGCCAGCCGATTTGCCGGCGAACTCGCCCACCATTTCGGGGAAGCCGGCGACGCGGTGCGCGCGTACGCCTACTCCTGCCTGCTGGCCGAGCGCGCTCGCGACACGGCGCTCGCCACCGACGCCTGCCGCTGGTACGCGGAGGCCCTCGGGTGGGCCTCAAAGGTCGAGGTGTGGGACAGCACGCTGTTGCCCCCATGGCACGCCCGGTTGCGCCTGGCGCAGGCCCAGATCCAGGTCGGGCAGTTCGACGCGGCGCTCGCCACCCTGGAGGTCCTCGCCGCGGAAGGGCCGCTATCCCCCGAAGCGCTGCGCACGCGCGGCCTGGCCCTCGAGCGCCAGGGAAACATGCTCGCCTCGCTGGAGGCCATCGAGCATGCCTGCAAGCGCAGCGGGGGCGATGGCCTGGAGGCCGGACGCTCGATGCTGGCGCTCGGCGACACCCAGCGCCGCATGGGCAAGCTCGCCGAGGCGATCGTGACGGTGGAGAACGCCCAGATGCTGCTGGGGCCCGCCGCCACGCCGGCCGAAGAGGCGCTCGCCCACGGCATTCTGGGCATCTGCTACCGCCGCCTGGGCGACATTCCGCGAGCCCGCCTGGAGCACCAGAAGGCGCTCGAGATCCGGGAGAAGGCGGGCGACCTGGAAGGACTGGCCAACAGCCTGAACAACACGGGCATCCTCGCGACGGCCGAGGGCGACTTCGCCGCGGCCGAACGCAACCTCGGGGAGGCGCTGGCCATGTTCTGCCGGCTGGGCAACCAGCCGGGCGCCGCGATGGTGCTCAACAACCTGGCCGACGTCTACATCAAGGAAGGCCGCCTGCAGGAGGCAGAATCGCGGCTCCTCGAGGCGCAGGCCCTCGCCGAGCAACTCGGGTACGCCTCGGAACGCGTGACCACGACCGCCAACCTCGCCGACCTCTACCTGGCCCGTGGCAACCCCGCGGAGGCCCTGCGCCTGCTGGAACGCTGCCTGAGCCTGGCGGTCCGGGCCGGCCTGCGCGAGTTCTTGCCCGAGATCCACTCCACCCGGGGGCGGGCCTACGTGAAGGCCGGCGACCGGGCGCTCGCGACGATGGCGTTCCAGGAGGCGTGCGACCTGGCCGAGAAAGCAGGGAACGAGGCGTTCGCCATCCAGATGCGGACGACGATCGCCTCGCTAGCCTCCGACAAGTAA